A single region of the Salmo salar chromosome ssa16, Ssal_v3.1, whole genome shotgun sequence genome encodes:
- the LOC106575542 gene encoding guanine nucleotide exchange factor DBS isoform X9, protein MQQESDRLFAADIDPDLRKRFAFLSGGRAENGSPIIVFPEFPAFGELQEKEFHNVLTYLTSVPSVTASGVGFILVIDRRQDRWTAVKGTLQRIAGSFPVNLQLVLVLRPSTLFQRTLSDIFYKFNRDEFKMKVPVVMLSSVTELHAYIDRTQLPQELGGTQDYCHDTWISHRTAIEAFALMVKTTAQTLQSFGTELAETELPNDAQATSNLLATHTEKKGQMKEDLCVALGQGGRLLESINEPLQREPDYTMNQDELENLATVQRLLGQLDETETAFDDFWERHQTKLEQCLQLRHFEYYFREVRAQLDVVSERVEAFSEVGISPAHAEHILRELNSQEEKVCDVLDWALSLAAEGDGLIESAHYAEDSILPKCSELRAVCDEVTSFLKTKKVLLLRAMELHHCLEKASRWCEEGIYLLASQPVDRCQSQDGAEAALQELEKYLDTAAQHQITDLNAIWRDYDSILNPELREQVEKVFQKQVSMQEMFEKRRVSLKKLAAKQTRPVQPVAPRPEAIIKFPMSPPTHRSQETRNAEDNILNVENCRIVEVQNGGSRHGSLSEEEENLAVLRRHVMNELLETERAYVEELLCVLQGYAAEMDNPAMAHLLPSALLNRKDVLFGNMPEIYQFHKRTFLRELETYTDVPELVGRCFLERMGDLQIYEKYCQNKPRSESLWRQCSDCAFFQECQRKLEHKLGLDSYLLKPVQRITKYQLILKELLKYSKGCEGSEDLQEALSSILGILKAVNDSMHLIAITGYEGSLTELGRLLMQGSFSVWTEHKKGHAKVKDLARFKPMQRHLFLHEKALLFCKRREENGEGYEKAPSYSFKHSLNMSAVGITESAKGDNKKFEIWCNSREEVFIVQAATPEIKTSWLNEIRKVLTGQLKACRESSQKKASDTMSPSPTSNSPPICLSPFRNCQKSVKKGEEKKTDAVNSDPISPSSPKHKEETVTSPTTDRASVAKKRFTLQGFSNLKSQKEFLHPAGKSLTLPMVFSQPGSPLSPDHKAKRHEIKSDPTPFGCKEPGQTPHITLSRAKWLSTSSLLQAKRRGWNKASFSMDVSEVHDGYSSAEDPMNSDPEDEGGRKLAVGDRFTVVADYEKEKGGPQDLSVKSGDMVQLIKEGDDGQWFVRNLGSNKDGWVAAANLLTLITESKSSQSLCSSEGSVTGNLSTSSSCSETYTSFSDIKP, encoded by the exons GGCTCATTCCCAGTGAATTTACAGCTGGTTCTGGTCTTGCGGCCCTCCACCTTATTCCAGCGGACGCTCTCCGACATCTTCTACAAGTTCAACAGGGATGAGTTCAAGATGAAGGTGccg GTGGTGATGCTGAGCTCTGTGACGGAGCTCCATGCCTACATCGACCGGACTCAGCTGCCCCAGGAGCTGGGAGGAACCCAGGATTACTGCCATGATACCTGGATCTCACACCGCACC GCTATCGAGGCCTTTGCTCTGATGGTGAAGACCACGGCTCAGACCCTGCAGTCATTTGGGACAGAGCTGGCCGAGACCGAGCTACCCAACGACGCCCAGGCCACCTCCAACCTGCTGGCCACACACACCGAGAAGAAGGGACAGATGAAG gaGGACCTGTGTGTGGCCCTGGGCCAGGGGGGCCGGCTCCTGGAGAGCATCAACGAGCCCCTGCAGAGAGAACCCGACTATACAATGAACCAGGACGAGCTGGAGAACCTGGCCACCGTGCAGAG ACTGCTGGGCCAGCTGGATGAGACAGAGACAGCGTTTGATGATTTCTGGGAGAGACACCAGACCAAGCTGGAACAGTGTCTGCAGCTCCGCCATTTTGAATACTACTTCCGTGAG gtgcgTGCCCAGCTGGATGTGGTGTCAGAGCGGGTAGAGGCGTTCTCGGAGGTTGGCATCAGTCCCGCCCATGCAGAACACATCCTACGAGAACTCAACAGCCAGGAGGAGAAAGTCtgc GATGTGTTGGACTGGGCTCTGTCCCTGGCCGCCGAGGGGGATGGGCTGATTGAGAGTGCTCACTACGCTGAGGACTCCATCCTGCCTAAGTGCAGTGAGTTGAGGGCCGTGTGTGATGAGGTCACCTCCTTCCTCAAGACCAAGAAGGTTCTCCTCCTGAGGGCCATGGAGCTGCACCACTGtctggagaag gcaTCGAGGTGGTGTGAGGAAGGGATTTACCTCCTTGCCTCCCAGCCGGTAGATAGATGTCAGTCTCAGGACGGGGCGGAGGCCGCGCTGCAGGAGCTGGAGAAGTACCTGGACACGGCCGCCCAACACCAGATCACCGACCTCAACGCCATCTGGAGGGACTATGACTCCATCCTCAACCCAGAGCTCAGG gaGCAGGTAGAGAAGGTGTTCCAAAAGCAGGTGTCCATGCAGGAGATGTTTGAGAAGAGGAGGGTCAGTCTGAAGAAGCTGGCAGCCAAACAGACACGGCCCGTCCAGCCAGTGGCTCCCAGGCCTGAAGCCATCATCAAGTTCCCCATGTCCCCTCCTA CTCACAGGAGTCAAGAGACAAGGAATGCAGAGGACAACATCTTGAACGTAGAAAACTGCAGAATAGTGGAGGTGCAGAACGGTGGCAGCAGACAcggctctctgtctgaggaggaggagaacctgGCTGTGCTCCGACG ACATGTAATGAACGAGCTGTTGGAGACTGAGAGGGCGTATGTAGAGGAGCTACTCTGTGTACTGCAG ggttatgctgcagagatggacaACCCAGCCATGGCCCACCTCCTCCCCAGTGCTCTGCTCAACAGGAAGGATGTCCTGTTTGGCAACATGCCGGAGATCTACCAGTTCCACAAGAG GACATTCCTCAGGGAGCTGGAGACCTACACAGACGTCCCTGAGCTGGTGGGACGCTGTTTCCTGGAGAGGATGGGCGACCTGCAGATCTATGAGAAGTACTGTCAGAACAAACCTCGCTCCGAGAGCTTGTGGAGACAGTGCTCCGACTGCGCCTTCTTCCAG GAGTGCCAGAGAAAGTTGGAACACAAACTGGGGTTGGACTCGTACCTCCTCAAGCCAGTCCAGAGAATAACCAAATACCAGCTGATACTGAAGGAGTTACTGAAGTACAGTAAGGGCTGTGAGGGTTCAGAGGACCTGCAGGAGGCGCTGTCCTCCATCCTGGGGATCCTGAAGGCTGTCAACGACTCCATGCACCTCATCGCCATCACAGGATATGAG GGGAGCCTGACGGAGCTGGGCAGGCTGCTGATGCAGGGGTCGTTCAGCGTGTGGACGGAACACAAGAAAGGTCACGCTAAGGTCAAGGACCTGGCCCGCTTCAAGCCCATGCAGAGACACCTGTTCCTGCATGAAAAAGCCTTGCTCTTCTGTAAGAGACGGGAGGAGAACGGGGAGGGTTACGAGAAAGCCCCGTCCTACAGCTTCAAACACTCCCTCAAC ATGAGTGCGGTGGGCATCACAGAGAGCGCCAAGGGTGACAACAAGAAGTTTGAGATCTGGTGTAATTCCAGAGAGGAGGTGTTTATCGTCCAGGCTGCGACACCTGAGATCAAAACATCTTGGTTGAACGAGATCAGGAAGGTTCTGACTGGCCAGCTGAAGGCCTGCAGGG AATCGAGTCAAAAGAAGGCGTCAGACACAATGTCTCCCAGTCCAACCAGCAACAGCCCACCTATCTGTCTCAG TCCATTTAGGAACTGTCAGAAGAGCGTgaagaagggagaagagaagaagacagaTGCTGTCAACTCTGaccccatctccccctcctccccaaaACACAAAG aggagacagtgaccagtcccaccactgacaGGGCATCAGTGGCTAAAAAGCGTTTTACCCTTCAAGGCTTCAGCAACCTGAAGAGTCAGAAAG AATTTCTTCACCCTGCTGGTAAAAGTCTAACATTACCaatggtattctctcaaccag GATCCCCCCTTAGCCCTGACCATAAAGCCAAACGCCACGAGATTAAGAGTGACCCAACTCCCTTTGGGTGTAAAG AGCCTGGTCAGACTCCTCACATCACTCTGAGCAGGGCCAAGTGGCTCAGCACCTCTAGTCTCTTACAGGCCAAAAGGAGAG GTTGGAACAAGGCCTCTTTCTCCATGGACGTGTCAGAAGTGCATGATGGGTACTCCAGCGCCGAGGACCCCATGAACTCTGACCCTGAGGATGAAGGAGGCAGGAAGCTG GCTGTCGGCGACAGGTTCACAGTGGTGGCGGACTATGAGAAGGAGAAAGGAGGGCCTCAGGACCTGTCAGTGAAGAGTGGAGACATGGTGCAGCTCATTAAAGAGGGAGATGACGGACAGTGGTTTGTTAGAAACTTGGGGAGCAACAAAGATGGCTGGGTAGCAGCAGCCAACCTTCTCACCCTCATCACAGAGTCCAAGTCCTCgcagtctctctgcagctcaG aggGCAGTGTAACTGGCAACCTCAGCACCTCCTCCAGCTGCAGTGAAACCTACACAAGTTTCTCTGACATCAAGCCCTAA
- the LOC106575542 gene encoding guanine nucleotide exchange factor DBS isoform X6, with product MALNRVALLCHDITRMWLQLNLITDDIMQQESDRLFAADIDPDLRKRFAFLSGGRAENGSPIIVFPEFPAFGELQEKEFHNVLTYLTSVPSVTASGVGFILVIDRRQDRWTAVKGTLQRIAGSFPVNLQLVLVLRPSTLFQRTLSDIFYKFNRDEFKMKVPVVMLSSVTELHAYIDRTQLPQELGGTQDYCHDTWISHRTAIEAFALMVKTTAQTLQSFGTELAETELPNDAQATSNLLATHTEKKGQMKEDLCVALGQGGRLLESINEPLQREPDYTMNQDELENLATVQRLLGQLDETETAFDDFWERHQTKLEQCLQLRHFEYYFREVRAQLDVVSERVEAFSEVGISPAHAEHILRELNSQEEKVCDVLDWALSLAAEGDGLIESAHYAEDSILPKCSELRAVCDEVTSFLKTKKVLLLRAMELHHCLEKASRWCEEGIYLLASQPVDRCQSQDGAEAALQELEKYLDTAAQHQITDLNAIWRDYDSILNPELREQVEKVFQKQVSMQEMFEKRRVSLKKLAAKQTRPVQPVAPRPEAIIKFPMSPPTHRSQETRNAEDNILNVENCRIVEVQNGGSRHGSLSEEEENLAVLRRHVMNELLETERAYVEELLCVLQGYAAEMDNPAMAHLLPSALLNRKDVLFGNMPEIYQFHKRTFLRELETYTDVPELVGRCFLERMGDLQIYEKYCQNKPRSESLWRQCSDCAFFQECQRKLEHKLGLDSYLLKPVQRITKYQLILKELLKYSKGCEGSEDLQEALSSILGILKAVNDSMHLIAITGYEGSLTELGRLLMQGSFSVWTEHKKGHAKVKDLARFKPMQRHLFLHEKALLFCKRREENGEGYEKAPSYSFKHSLNMSAVGITESAKGDNKKFEIWCNSREEVFIVQAATPEIKTSWLNEIRKVLTGQLKACRESSQKKASDTMSPSPTSNSPPICLSPFRNCQKSVKKGEEKKTDAVNSDPISPSSPKHKEETVTSPTTDRASVAKKRFTLQGFSNLKSQKEFLHPAGKSLTLPMVFSQPGSPLSPDHKAKRHEIKSDPTPFGCKEPGQTPHITLSRAKWLSTSSLLQAKRRGWNKASFSMDVSEVHDGYSSAEDPMNSDPEDEGGRKLAVGDRFTVVADYEKEKGGPQDLSVKSGDMVQLIKEGDDGQWFVRNLGSNKDGWVAAANLLTLITESKSSQSLCSSEGSVTGNLSTSSSCSETYTSFSDIKP from the exons GGCTCATTCCCAGTGAATTTACAGCTGGTTCTGGTCTTGCGGCCCTCCACCTTATTCCAGCGGACGCTCTCCGACATCTTCTACAAGTTCAACAGGGATGAGTTCAAGATGAAGGTGccg GTGGTGATGCTGAGCTCTGTGACGGAGCTCCATGCCTACATCGACCGGACTCAGCTGCCCCAGGAGCTGGGAGGAACCCAGGATTACTGCCATGATACCTGGATCTCACACCGCACC GCTATCGAGGCCTTTGCTCTGATGGTGAAGACCACGGCTCAGACCCTGCAGTCATTTGGGACAGAGCTGGCCGAGACCGAGCTACCCAACGACGCCCAGGCCACCTCCAACCTGCTGGCCACACACACCGAGAAGAAGGGACAGATGAAG gaGGACCTGTGTGTGGCCCTGGGCCAGGGGGGCCGGCTCCTGGAGAGCATCAACGAGCCCCTGCAGAGAGAACCCGACTATACAATGAACCAGGACGAGCTGGAGAACCTGGCCACCGTGCAGAG ACTGCTGGGCCAGCTGGATGAGACAGAGACAGCGTTTGATGATTTCTGGGAGAGACACCAGACCAAGCTGGAACAGTGTCTGCAGCTCCGCCATTTTGAATACTACTTCCGTGAG gtgcgTGCCCAGCTGGATGTGGTGTCAGAGCGGGTAGAGGCGTTCTCGGAGGTTGGCATCAGTCCCGCCCATGCAGAACACATCCTACGAGAACTCAACAGCCAGGAGGAGAAAGTCtgc GATGTGTTGGACTGGGCTCTGTCCCTGGCCGCCGAGGGGGATGGGCTGATTGAGAGTGCTCACTACGCTGAGGACTCCATCCTGCCTAAGTGCAGTGAGTTGAGGGCCGTGTGTGATGAGGTCACCTCCTTCCTCAAGACCAAGAAGGTTCTCCTCCTGAGGGCCATGGAGCTGCACCACTGtctggagaag gcaTCGAGGTGGTGTGAGGAAGGGATTTACCTCCTTGCCTCCCAGCCGGTAGATAGATGTCAGTCTCAGGACGGGGCGGAGGCCGCGCTGCAGGAGCTGGAGAAGTACCTGGACACGGCCGCCCAACACCAGATCACCGACCTCAACGCCATCTGGAGGGACTATGACTCCATCCTCAACCCAGAGCTCAGG gaGCAGGTAGAGAAGGTGTTCCAAAAGCAGGTGTCCATGCAGGAGATGTTTGAGAAGAGGAGGGTCAGTCTGAAGAAGCTGGCAGCCAAACAGACACGGCCCGTCCAGCCAGTGGCTCCCAGGCCTGAAGCCATCATCAAGTTCCCCATGTCCCCTCCTA CTCACAGGAGTCAAGAGACAAGGAATGCAGAGGACAACATCTTGAACGTAGAAAACTGCAGAATAGTGGAGGTGCAGAACGGTGGCAGCAGACAcggctctctgtctgaggaggaggagaacctgGCTGTGCTCCGACG ACATGTAATGAACGAGCTGTTGGAGACTGAGAGGGCGTATGTAGAGGAGCTACTCTGTGTACTGCAG ggttatgctgcagagatggacaACCCAGCCATGGCCCACCTCCTCCCCAGTGCTCTGCTCAACAGGAAGGATGTCCTGTTTGGCAACATGCCGGAGATCTACCAGTTCCACAAGAG GACATTCCTCAGGGAGCTGGAGACCTACACAGACGTCCCTGAGCTGGTGGGACGCTGTTTCCTGGAGAGGATGGGCGACCTGCAGATCTATGAGAAGTACTGTCAGAACAAACCTCGCTCCGAGAGCTTGTGGAGACAGTGCTCCGACTGCGCCTTCTTCCAG GAGTGCCAGAGAAAGTTGGAACACAAACTGGGGTTGGACTCGTACCTCCTCAAGCCAGTCCAGAGAATAACCAAATACCAGCTGATACTGAAGGAGTTACTGAAGTACAGTAAGGGCTGTGAGGGTTCAGAGGACCTGCAGGAGGCGCTGTCCTCCATCCTGGGGATCCTGAAGGCTGTCAACGACTCCATGCACCTCATCGCCATCACAGGATATGAG GGGAGCCTGACGGAGCTGGGCAGGCTGCTGATGCAGGGGTCGTTCAGCGTGTGGACGGAACACAAGAAAGGTCACGCTAAGGTCAAGGACCTGGCCCGCTTCAAGCCCATGCAGAGACACCTGTTCCTGCATGAAAAAGCCTTGCTCTTCTGTAAGAGACGGGAGGAGAACGGGGAGGGTTACGAGAAAGCCCCGTCCTACAGCTTCAAACACTCCCTCAAC ATGAGTGCGGTGGGCATCACAGAGAGCGCCAAGGGTGACAACAAGAAGTTTGAGATCTGGTGTAATTCCAGAGAGGAGGTGTTTATCGTCCAGGCTGCGACACCTGAGATCAAAACATCTTGGTTGAACGAGATCAGGAAGGTTCTGACTGGCCAGCTGAAGGCCTGCAGGG AATCGAGTCAAAAGAAGGCGTCAGACACAATGTCTCCCAGTCCAACCAGCAACAGCCCACCTATCTGTCTCAG TCCATTTAGGAACTGTCAGAAGAGCGTgaagaagggagaagagaagaagacagaTGCTGTCAACTCTGaccccatctccccctcctccccaaaACACAAAG aggagacagtgaccagtcccaccactgacaGGGCATCAGTGGCTAAAAAGCGTTTTACCCTTCAAGGCTTCAGCAACCTGAAGAGTCAGAAAG AATTTCTTCACCCTGCTGGTAAAAGTCTAACATTACCaatggtattctctcaaccag GATCCCCCCTTAGCCCTGACCATAAAGCCAAACGCCACGAGATTAAGAGTGACCCAACTCCCTTTGGGTGTAAAG AGCCTGGTCAGACTCCTCACATCACTCTGAGCAGGGCCAAGTGGCTCAGCACCTCTAGTCTCTTACAGGCCAAAAGGAGAG GTTGGAACAAGGCCTCTTTCTCCATGGACGTGTCAGAAGTGCATGATGGGTACTCCAGCGCCGAGGACCCCATGAACTCTGACCCTGAGGATGAAGGAGGCAGGAAGCTG GCTGTCGGCGACAGGTTCACAGTGGTGGCGGACTATGAGAAGGAGAAAGGAGGGCCTCAGGACCTGTCAGTGAAGAGTGGAGACATGGTGCAGCTCATTAAAGAGGGAGATGACGGACAGTGGTTTGTTAGAAACTTGGGGAGCAACAAAGATGGCTGGGTAGCAGCAGCCAACCTTCTCACCCTCATCACAGAGTCCAAGTCCTCgcagtctctctgcagctcaG aggGCAGTGTAACTGGCAACCTCAGCACCTCCTCCAGCTGCAGTGAAACCTACACAAGTTTCTCTGACATCAAGCCCTAA
- the LOC106575542 gene encoding guanine nucleotide exchange factor DBS isoform X8 — translation MMLSLSDLDDIMQQESDRLFAADIDPDLRKRFAFLSGGRAENGSPIIVFPEFPAFGELQEKEFHNVLTYLTSVPSVTASGVGFILVIDRRQDRWTAVKGTLQRIAGSFPVNLQLVLVLRPSTLFQRTLSDIFYKFNRDEFKMKVPVVMLSSVTELHAYIDRTQLPQELGGTQDYCHDTWISHRTAIEAFALMVKTTAQTLQSFGTELAETELPNDAQATSNLLATHTEKKGQMKEDLCVALGQGGRLLESINEPLQREPDYTMNQDELENLATVQRLLGQLDETETAFDDFWERHQTKLEQCLQLRHFEYYFREVRAQLDVVSERVEAFSEVGISPAHAEHILRELNSQEEKVCDVLDWALSLAAEGDGLIESAHYAEDSILPKCSELRAVCDEVTSFLKTKKVLLLRAMELHHCLEKASRWCEEGIYLLASQPVDRCQSQDGAEAALQELEKYLDTAAQHQITDLNAIWRDYDSILNPELREQVEKVFQKQVSMQEMFEKRRVSLKKLAAKQTRPVQPVAPRPEAIIKFPMSPPTHRSQETRNAEDNILNVENCRIVEVQNGGSRHGSLSEEEENLAVLRRHVMNELLETERAYVEELLCVLQGYAAEMDNPAMAHLLPSALLNRKDVLFGNMPEIYQFHKRTFLRELETYTDVPELVGRCFLERMGDLQIYEKYCQNKPRSESLWRQCSDCAFFQECQRKLEHKLGLDSYLLKPVQRITKYQLILKELLKYSKGCEGSEDLQEALSSILGILKAVNDSMHLIAITGYEGSLTELGRLLMQGSFSVWTEHKKGHAKVKDLARFKPMQRHLFLHEKALLFCKRREENGEGYEKAPSYSFKHSLNMSAVGITESAKGDNKKFEIWCNSREEVFIVQAATPEIKTSWLNEIRKVLTGQLKACRESSQKKASDTMSPSPTSNSPPICLSPFRNCQKSVKKGEEKKTDAVNSDPISPSSPKHKEETVTSPTTDRASVAKKRFTLQGFSNLKSQKEFLHPAGKSLTLPMVFSQPGSPLSPDHKAKRHEIKSDPTPFGCKEPGQTPHITLSRAKWLSTSSLLQAKRRGWNKASFSMDVSEVHDGYSSAEDPMNSDPEDEGGRKLAVGDRFTVVADYEKEKGGPQDLSVKSGDMVQLIKEGDDGQWFVRNLGSNKDGWVAAANLLTLITESKSSQSLCSSEGSVTGNLSTSSSCSETYTSFSDIKP, via the exons GGCTCATTCCCAGTGAATTTACAGCTGGTTCTGGTCTTGCGGCCCTCCACCTTATTCCAGCGGACGCTCTCCGACATCTTCTACAAGTTCAACAGGGATGAGTTCAAGATGAAGGTGccg GTGGTGATGCTGAGCTCTGTGACGGAGCTCCATGCCTACATCGACCGGACTCAGCTGCCCCAGGAGCTGGGAGGAACCCAGGATTACTGCCATGATACCTGGATCTCACACCGCACC GCTATCGAGGCCTTTGCTCTGATGGTGAAGACCACGGCTCAGACCCTGCAGTCATTTGGGACAGAGCTGGCCGAGACCGAGCTACCCAACGACGCCCAGGCCACCTCCAACCTGCTGGCCACACACACCGAGAAGAAGGGACAGATGAAG gaGGACCTGTGTGTGGCCCTGGGCCAGGGGGGCCGGCTCCTGGAGAGCATCAACGAGCCCCTGCAGAGAGAACCCGACTATACAATGAACCAGGACGAGCTGGAGAACCTGGCCACCGTGCAGAG ACTGCTGGGCCAGCTGGATGAGACAGAGACAGCGTTTGATGATTTCTGGGAGAGACACCAGACCAAGCTGGAACAGTGTCTGCAGCTCCGCCATTTTGAATACTACTTCCGTGAG gtgcgTGCCCAGCTGGATGTGGTGTCAGAGCGGGTAGAGGCGTTCTCGGAGGTTGGCATCAGTCCCGCCCATGCAGAACACATCCTACGAGAACTCAACAGCCAGGAGGAGAAAGTCtgc GATGTGTTGGACTGGGCTCTGTCCCTGGCCGCCGAGGGGGATGGGCTGATTGAGAGTGCTCACTACGCTGAGGACTCCATCCTGCCTAAGTGCAGTGAGTTGAGGGCCGTGTGTGATGAGGTCACCTCCTTCCTCAAGACCAAGAAGGTTCTCCTCCTGAGGGCCATGGAGCTGCACCACTGtctggagaag gcaTCGAGGTGGTGTGAGGAAGGGATTTACCTCCTTGCCTCCCAGCCGGTAGATAGATGTCAGTCTCAGGACGGGGCGGAGGCCGCGCTGCAGGAGCTGGAGAAGTACCTGGACACGGCCGCCCAACACCAGATCACCGACCTCAACGCCATCTGGAGGGACTATGACTCCATCCTCAACCCAGAGCTCAGG gaGCAGGTAGAGAAGGTGTTCCAAAAGCAGGTGTCCATGCAGGAGATGTTTGAGAAGAGGAGGGTCAGTCTGAAGAAGCTGGCAGCCAAACAGACACGGCCCGTCCAGCCAGTGGCTCCCAGGCCTGAAGCCATCATCAAGTTCCCCATGTCCCCTCCTA CTCACAGGAGTCAAGAGACAAGGAATGCAGAGGACAACATCTTGAACGTAGAAAACTGCAGAATAGTGGAGGTGCAGAACGGTGGCAGCAGACAcggctctctgtctgaggaggaggagaacctgGCTGTGCTCCGACG ACATGTAATGAACGAGCTGTTGGAGACTGAGAGGGCGTATGTAGAGGAGCTACTCTGTGTACTGCAG ggttatgctgcagagatggacaACCCAGCCATGGCCCACCTCCTCCCCAGTGCTCTGCTCAACAGGAAGGATGTCCTGTTTGGCAACATGCCGGAGATCTACCAGTTCCACAAGAG GACATTCCTCAGGGAGCTGGAGACCTACACAGACGTCCCTGAGCTGGTGGGACGCTGTTTCCTGGAGAGGATGGGCGACCTGCAGATCTATGAGAAGTACTGTCAGAACAAACCTCGCTCCGAGAGCTTGTGGAGACAGTGCTCCGACTGCGCCTTCTTCCAG GAGTGCCAGAGAAAGTTGGAACACAAACTGGGGTTGGACTCGTACCTCCTCAAGCCAGTCCAGAGAATAACCAAATACCAGCTGATACTGAAGGAGTTACTGAAGTACAGTAAGGGCTGTGAGGGTTCAGAGGACCTGCAGGAGGCGCTGTCCTCCATCCTGGGGATCCTGAAGGCTGTCAACGACTCCATGCACCTCATCGCCATCACAGGATATGAG GGGAGCCTGACGGAGCTGGGCAGGCTGCTGATGCAGGGGTCGTTCAGCGTGTGGACGGAACACAAGAAAGGTCACGCTAAGGTCAAGGACCTGGCCCGCTTCAAGCCCATGCAGAGACACCTGTTCCTGCATGAAAAAGCCTTGCTCTTCTGTAAGAGACGGGAGGAGAACGGGGAGGGTTACGAGAAAGCCCCGTCCTACAGCTTCAAACACTCCCTCAAC ATGAGTGCGGTGGGCATCACAGAGAGCGCCAAGGGTGACAACAAGAAGTTTGAGATCTGGTGTAATTCCAGAGAGGAGGTGTTTATCGTCCAGGCTGCGACACCTGAGATCAAAACATCTTGGTTGAACGAGATCAGGAAGGTTCTGACTGGCCAGCTGAAGGCCTGCAGGG AATCGAGTCAAAAGAAGGCGTCAGACACAATGTCTCCCAGTCCAACCAGCAACAGCCCACCTATCTGTCTCAG TCCATTTAGGAACTGTCAGAAGAGCGTgaagaagggagaagagaagaagacagaTGCTGTCAACTCTGaccccatctccccctcctccccaaaACACAAAG aggagacagtgaccagtcccaccactgacaGGGCATCAGTGGCTAAAAAGCGTTTTACCCTTCAAGGCTTCAGCAACCTGAAGAGTCAGAAAG AATTTCTTCACCCTGCTGGTAAAAGTCTAACATTACCaatggtattctctcaaccag GATCCCCCCTTAGCCCTGACCATAAAGCCAAACGCCACGAGATTAAGAGTGACCCAACTCCCTTTGGGTGTAAAG AGCCTGGTCAGACTCCTCACATCACTCTGAGCAGGGCCAAGTGGCTCAGCACCTCTAGTCTCTTACAGGCCAAAAGGAGAG GTTGGAACAAGGCCTCTTTCTCCATGGACGTGTCAGAAGTGCATGATGGGTACTCCAGCGCCGAGGACCCCATGAACTCTGACCCTGAGGATGAAGGAGGCAGGAAGCTG GCTGTCGGCGACAGGTTCACAGTGGTGGCGGACTATGAGAAGGAGAAAGGAGGGCCTCAGGACCTGTCAGTGAAGAGTGGAGACATGGTGCAGCTCATTAAAGAGGGAGATGACGGACAGTGGTTTGTTAGAAACTTGGGGAGCAACAAAGATGGCTGGGTAGCAGCAGCCAACCTTCTCACCCTCATCACAGAGTCCAAGTCCTCgcagtctctctgcagctcaG aggGCAGTGTAACTGGCAACCTCAGCACCTCCTCCAGCTGCAGTGAAACCTACACAAGTTTCTCTGACATCAAGCCCTAA